In Salmo salar chromosome ssa03, Ssal_v3.1, whole genome shotgun sequence, a single genomic region encodes these proteins:
- the LOC106601927 gene encoding transcription factor MafG isoform X1 codes for MILCRPTSGVVGSGSRGMTTTNKGNKALKVKKEPGENGTSLTDDELVTMSVRELNAHLRGLTKDEILQLKQRRRTLKNRGYAASCRVKRVTQKEELEKQKTALQLEVDKLATENATMKVELDSLRSKYEALQSFARTVARSPAVAFTPGGRGVMGPLVPGKVATATSVITIIKSKTGARS; via the exons ATGATTTTGTGCAG ACCAACAAGTGGTGTAGTTGGAAGCGGCTCTCGTGGCATGACTACTACAAACAAGGGAAACAAAGCCTTGAAG GTGAAGAAGGAGCCAGGGGAGAATGGGACCAGCCTCACGGACGACGAACTGGTGACCATGTCTGTCCGGGAGCTCAACGCTCACCTCCGCGGCCTCACCAAGGACGAAATCCTGCAGCTCAAGCAGCGGCGGCGCACCCTGAAGAACCGTGGCTACGCCGCCAGCTGCCGCGTCAAGCGGGTCACCCAGAAGGAGGAGCTAGAGAAGCAGAAGACGGCGCTGCAGCTGGAGGTGGACAAGCTGGCCACAGAGAACGCCACCATGAAGGTGGAACTGGACTCGCTGCGCTCCAAGTACGAGGCCCTGCAGAGCTTCGCCAGGACTGTGGCGCGCAGCCCGGCCGTAGCCTTCACCCCAGGGGGTCGGGGGGTCATGGGGCCCCTGGTCCCTGGGAAGGTGGCCACGGCCACCAGCGTCATCACCATCATCAAGTCCAAGACGGGAGCCAGGTCGTAG
- the LOC106601927 gene encoding transcription factor MafG isoform X2, whose product MTTTNKGNKALKVKKEPGENGTSLTDDELVTMSVRELNAHLRGLTKDEILQLKQRRRTLKNRGYAASCRVKRVTQKEELEKQKTALQLEVDKLATENATMKVELDSLRSKYEALQSFARTVARSPAVAFTPGGRGVMGPLVPGKVATATSVITIIKSKTGARS is encoded by the exons ATGACTACTACAAACAAGGGAAACAAAGCCTTGAAG GTGAAGAAGGAGCCAGGGGAGAATGGGACCAGCCTCACGGACGACGAACTGGTGACCATGTCTGTCCGGGAGCTCAACGCTCACCTCCGCGGCCTCACCAAGGACGAAATCCTGCAGCTCAAGCAGCGGCGGCGCACCCTGAAGAACCGTGGCTACGCCGCCAGCTGCCGCGTCAAGCGGGTCACCCAGAAGGAGGAGCTAGAGAAGCAGAAGACGGCGCTGCAGCTGGAGGTGGACAAGCTGGCCACAGAGAACGCCACCATGAAGGTGGAACTGGACTCGCTGCGCTCCAAGTACGAGGCCCTGCAGAGCTTCGCCAGGACTGTGGCGCGCAGCCCGGCCGTAGCCTTCACCCCAGGGGGTCGGGGGGTCATGGGGCCCCTGGTCCCTGGGAAGGTGGCCACGGCCACCAGCGTCATCACCATCATCAAGTCCAAGACGGGAGCCAGGTCGTAG